The following are encoded together in the Methylomonas methanica MC09 genome:
- a CDS encoding methyl-accepting chemotaxis protein codes for MRMSQNKSQFVAVASIAAELSAVMEVAKEISLAAANAKAIAFRAGEKAKGFQPITDFINELAKETIELVNNINEHALKLYRLTVKEHRMSEACKRFEEVAAGACSAPYASSLSVPLQKAMQRRADCHRQFSRHVSELVAQLADVMHPARAARVIAANSRIEASQAGEYLQSLQAVAESVDNAAQIIHDKVHKCRSALSMINSVD; via the coding sequence ATGCGAATGAGTCAAAACAAATCCCAGTTTGTTGCCGTTGCTTCAATCGCCGCTGAGTTAAGCGCCGTGATGGAAGTCGCCAAGGAAATATCATTGGCCGCCGCAAATGCCAAGGCCATTGCCTTTAGGGCCGGTGAAAAAGCCAAAGGCTTTCAGCCTATTACGGATTTTATTAACGAGCTGGCAAAAGAAACCATTGAGCTAGTCAATAATATCAACGAACATGCGCTAAAACTTTACCGTTTGACGGTTAAGGAACATCGAATGTCCGAAGCCTGCAAACGCTTTGAGGAGGTTGCGGCAGGCGCCTGCTCGGCACCTTATGCGAGTTCGTTGAGTGTACCTTTGCAAAAAGCCATGCAGCGGCGAGCGGATTGTCATCGTCAATTTTCACGGCACGTTTCAGAGTTGGTGGCGCAGCTTGCCGATGTGATGCATCCTGCTCGAGCGGCGCGGGTGATTGCCGCCAACTCGCGGATAGAAGCGTCGCAGGCCGGCGAATATCTGCAAAGTCTGCAAGCAGTGGCGGAAAGCGTGGACAATGCCGCCCAAATCATTCACGACAAAGTGCATAAATGTCGAAGTGCGTTGAGCATGATTAATTCTGTAGATTAA
- a CDS encoding response regulator: MKRQQFADLSITSKLHRLQAMTVGLALIFTLLATSATQLWHEHRALLVNAKSTANMIGFNASAALVFEDGPSATDVLKALRNSPNVIAAQLYTVRGEPIARYSADSSDIDLPRLLSEPDKQRNQSHWKWLTHTLIQPIFHQTEVVGYLALLIDLRPLWWGLLTNFGQISVVMLLAFLLSIFYGRGLASHFSLPLIRLSSLAQRVSDENNYSLRAEEHGEDEISQLVKSFNRMIEQVQDRDTELQHHRDRLEQIVEIRTADLSRAVVEAQAANAAKSQFLANMSHEIRTPMNGVLGMTELLLSTSLTPEQKRFAENVHKSGESLLSIINDILDFSKIEAGHLKLESVDFCLYQTVEDVIELFSERAYNKHLELNYRIAGDVPENVIGDPTRLRQILSNLLSNAIKFTSQGNITVDVGLTDTPNNNRIINDERAYGVRFTVSDTGIGISKGVIPNLFQPFSQADSSTTRKYGGTGLGLSICKQLVNMMSGDIEVHARIGEGTTFTVNLPLFASSKEFKPASLSESAGLAGLKLLIIQTTPAYPNILQNHCLSWGMSVDTADSATIALDMLKKSATTPHPYDLAIIDMPVADMDGLELGRLIISAPGLARIPLIMLPSAPYKDDVAAKRAGITALVKKPVRKADLYQSLLNALGASIRLPHSETRLDMPATAAAQLSAHILLVEDNRINQAVAQAMLNSFGCTVDIAENGLEALQAIDRKAYDLVLMDCMMPKMDGYETTAEIRRRQNCDNLSRFPIIALTANAIEGDREKCLLAGMDDYLTKPFESAALYKMISRWTDAANGKIAEPSEPASTGESNIDASSLEAIRLMDPQGGTELVSQVIMLYISNAGTLLQALEQAMAGGECSAIRSASHTLKSSSRQVGAFKLADLCNQIENAARNNQYDSSGQILSLIKAEFANVETELTRYL, encoded by the coding sequence ATGAAGCGACAACAATTCGCCGACCTTTCCATCACCAGCAAACTTCACCGATTGCAAGCGATGACAGTTGGTTTGGCGTTGATTTTTACGCTACTGGCTACCAGTGCGACTCAGCTCTGGCATGAGCACCGGGCTTTGCTGGTCAATGCGAAATCAACCGCGAATATGATTGGCTTTAATGCCTCCGCCGCGCTGGTATTTGAAGATGGTCCGTCGGCAACAGACGTGCTGAAAGCTTTACGCAACAGCCCCAACGTAATTGCAGCTCAGTTATACACCGTCAGAGGCGAACCAATTGCCCGCTATAGCGCAGACAGCAGCGACATCGACCTGCCGAGGCTGTTGTCCGAACCCGATAAACAGCGGAATCAAAGTCATTGGAAATGGCTAACTCACACACTCATTCAGCCCATATTTCATCAGACTGAAGTTGTTGGCTATTTGGCGCTACTAATCGACCTGCGCCCTCTGTGGTGGGGACTGCTTACCAATTTCGGCCAAATTTCCGTAGTGATGCTACTGGCATTTTTATTGAGCATATTTTATGGACGGGGATTGGCTTCCCACTTTTCTTTGCCCTTAATAAGATTATCTTCCCTGGCGCAACGGGTGAGCGACGAAAATAATTATTCCTTAAGAGCCGAGGAACACGGCGAAGATGAAATTAGCCAGCTGGTTAAAAGCTTCAATCGCATGATCGAACAGGTTCAAGATAGAGATACGGAACTGCAACATCACCGCGACCGGCTTGAACAAATTGTCGAAATCCGCACAGCGGACTTATCCCGCGCAGTGGTCGAGGCGCAGGCGGCAAACGCCGCTAAATCGCAGTTTTTGGCTAACATGAGCCATGAAATTCGTACCCCCATGAACGGCGTGTTGGGTATGACGGAATTATTGTTGAGCACCTCGCTGACCCCAGAACAAAAACGTTTCGCGGAAAATGTGCATAAATCGGGCGAATCGCTGTTATCCATCATCAACGATATACTCGACTTTTCGAAAATCGAGGCCGGTCACCTAAAGCTGGAAAGCGTGGACTTTTGCCTTTACCAAACCGTGGAAGACGTTATCGAGCTGTTTAGCGAACGCGCCTATAACAAGCATCTGGAATTAAATTACCGCATAGCCGGCGATGTTCCCGAAAACGTAATCGGTGATCCCACCCGTTTGCGGCAGATTCTCAGTAATTTATTGAGCAACGCCATCAAATTTACCAGCCAGGGGAACATTACCGTTGATGTCGGTTTGACGGATACGCCAAACAACAACCGGATAATCAATGACGAACGCGCGTATGGGGTGAGATTCACAGTGAGCGATACCGGCATCGGCATTAGTAAGGGTGTAATCCCAAATCTGTTCCAACCTTTTTCCCAAGCGGATAGTTCTACCACGCGTAAATACGGCGGTACAGGGTTGGGGCTGTCGATTTGCAAACAGTTGGTAAACATGATGTCGGGCGACATTGAAGTGCATGCCCGTATCGGCGAAGGCACCACCTTTACGGTTAATTTGCCGCTGTTTGCCTCCAGCAAAGAATTTAAACCGGCTTCATTGTCCGAATCGGCAGGCTTGGCAGGTTTGAAACTGCTCATCATTCAGACCACCCCTGCTTACCCGAATATTTTGCAAAACCATTGCCTTTCCTGGGGCATGTCCGTGGATACCGCTGACAGCGCAACAATCGCGCTGGACATGCTTAAAAAATCCGCGACAACGCCCCATCCTTATGATCTGGCAATCATCGACATGCCAGTGGCGGACATGGACGGCCTGGAACTCGGCCGACTTATCATATCCGCCCCGGGTCTGGCCCGCATACCCTTGATTATGTTGCCCTCCGCCCCGTATAAAGACGACGTCGCAGCAAAACGAGCCGGAATTACCGCGCTTGTTAAAAAACCGGTGCGCAAGGCCGACCTTTATCAAAGCTTACTAAACGCTCTAGGAGCGAGTATCCGCTTGCCACACTCGGAAACTCGGTTAGATATGCCTGCTACTGCGGCGGCACAGCTCTCCGCCCACATTCTGTTGGTGGAAGATAACCGAATCAACCAAGCCGTTGCCCAAGCCATGCTGAACAGTTTCGGCTGCACTGTGGACATAGCCGAAAATGGCTTGGAAGCGCTCCAGGCTATCGATCGTAAAGCCTATGACTTGGTTTTGATGGATTGCATGATGCCGAAAATGGATGGTTACGAAACCACCGCGGAAATCAGGCGCAGACAAAACTGCGACAATCTTTCACGGTTTCCCATTATTGCCTTGACGGCCAATGCCATTGAAGGTGACCGCGAAAAATGTTTGCTGGCGGGCATGGACGACTATCTGACCAAACCTTTTGAGTCAGCCGCCTTATACAAAATGATATCAAGGTGGACTGACGCAGCTAACGGCAAGATTGCCGAACCCAGCGAACCGGCTAGCACGGGCGAATCCAATATCGACGCCTCGTCGCTTGAGGCCATTCGCCTCATGGATCCGCAAGGCGGTACCGAATTGGTAAGTCAAGTCATAATGCTCTATATCTCAAATGCCGGTACATTGCTGCAAGCGTTGGAACAAGCGATGGCCGGGGGTGAATGTAGCGCCATTCGCTCGGCTTCGCATACCTTAAAATCCAGCAGCAGGCAAGTGGGCGCATTCAAGCTGGCCGACTTATGCAACCAAATCGAAAATGCGGCGCGCAATAACCAGTACGACAGTTCGGGCCAGATCCTTTCACTCATAAAAGCTGAGTTCGCTAATGTTGAAACAGAGTTAACTCGTTATCTTTGA
- the queE gene encoding 7-carboxy-7-deazaguanine synthase QueE, translating into MDLSLRITEIFYSLQGESSTVGLPTVFIRLTGCPLRCGYCDTAYAFNGGEKQTLPQIMSQVKSYATRYVTVTGGEPLAQPACNALMVELLDAGFQVSLETSGALDVSGVDPRVVKVMDLKTPGSGEMRRNLYNNISFLTAQDQVKFVIADEADYQWSKQQLTEHRLTDRCQVLFSPVMGTMPAVSLADWILADQLPVRFQIQLHKYLWDDARGK; encoded by the coding sequence ATGGATTTATCGCTCCGTATTACGGAAATTTTTTATTCCTTGCAAGGCGAGTCGAGTACGGTTGGTCTGCCCACGGTGTTTATCCGCCTGACCGGCTGTCCGCTACGCTGCGGTTATTGCGATACCGCTTATGCGTTTAACGGCGGAGAAAAACAAACCCTGCCGCAAATCATGTCGCAAGTAAAAAGTTACGCTACCCGGTATGTCACCGTGACAGGCGGCGAACCTTTGGCACAACCCGCTTGCAATGCGTTAATGGTCGAGTTGCTGGATGCGGGTTTTCAGGTGTCTTTGGAAACCAGCGGCGCATTGGATGTTTCAGGCGTCGATCCCCGCGTCGTCAAGGTGATGGATTTGAAAACGCCGGGGTCGGGGGAAATGCGGCGTAACCTGTACAACAATATTAGCTTCCTGACCGCACAGGATCAGGTCAAATTCGTGATTGCCGACGAAGCCGATTACCAGTGGTCCAAGCAACAATTGACGGAGCACCGGTTGACGGACCGTTGCCAGGTGTTGTTTTCGCCGGTCATGGGCACAATGCCGGCAGTCAGTTTGGCGGACTGGATTTTAGCGGATCAACTACCGGTTCGGTTTCAAATTCAATTGCACAAATATCTTTGGGATGATGCACGAGGAAAATAG
- a CDS encoding MBL fold metallo-hydrolase, which produces MKMTKIYEGAYQWIMYGRDPYKPDNIIDTNQYLVRTENRCLLIDPGGVELFAPMLAAVLHHAPVEEITDLFASHQDPDVISSLGLWDQALPHAKLHAAALWEGYLRHFGCESIQYMPISDNGGVINLGSVELQVIPAHYLHASANFNIYDPQAKILFSGDIGAAFEAPDQPVFVEKFDAHIEKMRFFHQRWMPSNQAKRAWIERVRSLDVDILAPQHGRMFKGDDVKRFLDWFEALQVGIAV; this is translated from the coding sequence ATGAAAATGACTAAAATTTACGAGGGGGCCTACCAGTGGATCATGTACGGCCGCGACCCGTACAAACCGGATAACATTATCGACACCAATCAATATTTGGTGCGTACCGAAAACCGTTGTTTATTGATCGATCCAGGCGGTGTAGAGTTATTCGCACCCATGCTGGCGGCAGTGTTACATCACGCGCCGGTTGAGGAAATTACCGATTTATTTGCCTCGCATCAGGACCCGGATGTCATTTCCTCATTGGGCTTGTGGGACCAAGCCTTGCCGCACGCTAAACTGCATGCTGCAGCACTGTGGGAGGGATATTTACGTCATTTTGGCTGCGAAAGTATCCAATATATGCCGATTTCGGATAACGGCGGCGTCATCAATTTGGGTAGCGTTGAATTACAAGTTATTCCCGCTCATTATTTACACGCTTCCGCTAATTTCAATATTTACGATCCGCAAGCTAAAATTTTATTTTCCGGAGACATTGGAGCCGCTTTTGAGGCGCCGGATCAACCGGTATTTGTAGAGAAATTCGATGCGCATATTGAGAAAATGCGCTTCTTTCACCAACGCTGGATGCCGTCCAATCAAGCCAAACGGGCCTGGATAGAACGAGTGCGCAGTTTGGATGTCGATATCCTTGCTCCTCAACATGGACGCATGTTCAAAGGTGACGATGTGAAGCGCTTTTTGGACTGGTTTGAAGCCTTGCAAGTAGGGATTGCCGTATAA
- a CDS encoding HlyC/CorC family transporter, protein MSDGYPPSSQPHQRSLLERISHFLTGEPQDQEDLLEILRESEEKHLLDSDSLAMIEGVMQVSEMRVRDIMIPRSQMVVVPREAELETIFPLVIEFAHSRFPVIEEDRSKVVGILLVKDILAHVLQNKPLKVEDVMRPVSVVPESKRLNVLLKEFRTERNHMAIVVDEYGNAAGLVTIEDVLEQIVGAIEDEHDDDETQDYISQRSEREFIVSALTPISDFNEYFEVDLENSECDTVGGLILQRLEHFPKKGERVEIEDFNFEVLRADNRRVHLLKMKIK, encoded by the coding sequence ATGAGCGACGGTTATCCCCCGAGTAGTCAGCCCCATCAGAGAAGTTTGCTGGAACGTATCAGCCATTTCCTGACCGGGGAGCCGCAAGATCAAGAAGATTTGTTGGAAATACTTAGAGAATCGGAAGAAAAACACCTACTGGATTCCGATTCGTTAGCCATGATCGAAGGGGTCATGCAAGTCTCCGAAATGCGCGTCAGAGATATCATGATTCCGCGCTCGCAAATGGTGGTGGTACCCCGAGAAGCCGAACTGGAAACCATCTTTCCGTTGGTGATCGAGTTTGCCCACTCCCGTTTCCCTGTTATTGAAGAAGACCGTAGCAAGGTGGTCGGTATTCTGCTGGTTAAGGACATCCTGGCCCATGTGCTGCAAAACAAACCACTTAAAGTGGAAGATGTGATGCGGCCGGTAAGCGTGGTACCGGAAAGCAAACGTTTAAATGTCTTGTTAAAAGAATTTCGTACCGAACGCAATCATATGGCGATTGTGGTCGATGAATACGGCAATGCCGCCGGTTTGGTCACCATCGAAGATGTGTTGGAACAAATTGTCGGCGCCATTGAAGATGAACATGACGATGATGAAACGCAGGATTATATTTCGCAGCGAAGCGAGCGGGAGTTCATTGTCAGCGCTTTGACCCCCATTTCCGACTTTAACGAGTATTTTGAAGTCGATCTTGAAAACAGCGAATGCGACACCGTGGGTGGCTTGATTTTACAAAGATTGGAACACTTTCCCAAAAAAGGTGAAAGGGTCGAGATCGAGGATTTTAACTTTGAAGTATTGCGGGCCGATAACCGCCGGGTGCATTTGCTGAAAATGAAAATCAAATAA
- a CDS encoding YfiR family protein, producing the protein MISPDQSTRRRHVNKRLTRCAHRVWCKFINGCRPFRQWLVIPLLAVPLSGHAYAESASEAAVKTAFLYNFFKFIQWPQASDTPNGHNLCTTENDMLGDSPDVLKDKTIGDQPIVVLRGKGVNDLKDCHLVFIGATENAASILKKLNGLPIVTVSDQPGFIDLGGTISLLQSDNRLNFEINLAVANKNGVHIGAQLLKLAKRVITEQ; encoded by the coding sequence ATGATTTCTCCAGATCAATCGACTCGCCGCAGACATGTCAATAAGCGTTTAACACGCTGTGCGCATCGGGTTTGGTGTAAATTTATCAATGGTTGCCGACCTTTCAGGCAATGGCTGGTCATTCCGCTGCTAGCGGTTCCGCTTAGCGGTCACGCTTATGCGGAATCGGCCAGCGAAGCAGCGGTTAAGACCGCATTTCTCTATAACTTTTTCAAGTTTATACAATGGCCGCAAGCCAGCGACACCCCGAATGGGCATAACTTGTGCACCACGGAAAACGATATGCTGGGCGATAGCCCAGACGTACTCAAAGATAAAACTATCGGCGATCAACCTATCGTTGTGTTGCGCGGGAAAGGCGTGAATGACCTTAAAGACTGTCATTTGGTATTTATCGGCGCAACAGAAAACGCCGCATCGATTTTAAAAAAATTAAACGGCCTGCCGATAGTCACTGTTAGCGACCAACCCGGTTTTATCGATCTAGGAGGAACCATAAGCCTTCTGCAAAGCGATAACCGACTTAATTTTGAAATTAACTTAGCCGTAGCCAACAAAAACGGCGTTCATATCGGCGCCCAATTGCTGAAACTGGCGAAACGCGTGATTACCGAACAATGA
- the queC gene encoding 7-cyano-7-deazaguanine synthase QueC: MNSGEQKKAIILLSGGLDSITVLALAKQQGYGCYALSFDYGQRHNAELVAAKKIAEKYQVLDHKIIRLGLDSIGGSALTDDHIDVPQSPQEGIPVTYVPARNTIFLSFALGWAEVLNVHDVFIGVNAVDYSGYPDCRPAFIKAFQDMANLATKAGVEGHEIQIHTPLIAMSKAEIIARGIGLGVDYSSTVSCYAADREGRACGSCDACRLRKAGFAALAVSDPTCYQ; encoded by the coding sequence ATGAATAGCGGTGAACAGAAAAAGGCCATCATTTTACTGTCCGGAGGATTGGATTCCATCACGGTGTTGGCGCTGGCTAAACAGCAGGGATACGGGTGTTACGCTCTGAGCTTCGATTATGGACAGAGGCATAATGCCGAATTGGTAGCAGCCAAGAAAATCGCCGAAAAATATCAGGTGTTAGACCACAAAATCATTCGTCTGGGTTTGGACAGTATCGGCGGTTCGGCCCTGACCGACGATCATATCGATGTGCCGCAATCACCACAGGAAGGCATTCCGGTAACCTATGTACCGGCCCGTAATACCATCTTTTTGTCTTTTGCCTTAGGTTGGGCGGAAGTATTGAATGTGCATGACGTATTTATCGGTGTTAATGCGGTGGACTATTCCGGGTATCCCGATTGCCGTCCGGCCTTTATCAAGGCTTTTCAGGATATGGCCAATCTGGCCACTAAGGCCGGCGTTGAAGGTCATGAAATTCAGATTCATACGCCACTGATCGCCATGAGCAAAGCCGAAATTATCGCTCGGGGCATCGGTTTGGGGGTTGATTACTCCAGCACGGTGTCCTGCTATGCGGCGGACCGAGAAGGCAGAGCTTGCGGCAGCTGCGATGCCTGCCGCCTTCGCAAGGCCGGGTTTGCGGCGTTGGCGGTGTCTGATCCAACTTGTTACCAATAA
- a CDS encoding PhoH family protein, with translation MLTVAEYSQEITLLPADNQRLSNFCGQLDIHLRQIEQRLHVEIANRSNHFKITGVDAAVQAACAVIQKLFDQADKEEITPEQVHLSLQDASIDQLLQPVPTVKSDPVAIKTKRGVIKGRGENQQDYLRKILSHDINFGVGPAGTGKTFLAVACAVEALQNETVRRIILVRPAVEAGEKLGFLPGDMAQKVDPYLRPLYDALYDMLGFERVEKLLEKNVIEVAPLAFMRGRTLNDSFIILDEAQNTTTEQIKMFLTRVGFGSTAVITGDVTQIDLPSEKMSGLKHVLKVLKDVEGISFTFFGVRDVVRHPLVQRIVAAYDRYEQEQTS, from the coding sequence GTGTTGACAGTCGCTGAATATTCACAGGAAATTACCTTATTACCGGCGGATAACCAACGTTTGTCGAACTTCTGCGGGCAGCTAGACATTCATTTACGGCAGATTGAACAGCGGCTGCATGTGGAAATCGCCAACCGCAGCAACCATTTTAAGATCACCGGCGTTGATGCCGCCGTCCAGGCTGCCTGCGCGGTGATACAAAAATTATTCGATCAGGCGGACAAGGAAGAAATTACCCCGGAACAAGTACATTTGAGTTTGCAGGACGCCAGTATCGATCAATTATTGCAGCCGGTACCCACGGTAAAATCCGATCCCGTCGCTATTAAAACCAAGCGCGGCGTTATAAAAGGCCGGGGCGAGAACCAGCAGGACTATTTGCGCAAGATTCTCAGTCATGATATTAATTTCGGCGTGGGTCCTGCCGGTACCGGTAAAACGTTTCTAGCGGTGGCTTGCGCGGTGGAAGCCTTGCAAAACGAAACCGTACGGCGCATTATTTTAGTCAGGCCGGCAGTGGAGGCTGGCGAAAAGCTAGGCTTCTTACCTGGCGATATGGCACAAAAAGTCGATCCTTATTTACGGCCTTTGTACGATGCCTTATACGATATGTTGGGTTTTGAGCGAGTGGAAAAGCTGTTGGAAAAAAATGTAATCGAAGTGGCTCCCTTGGCGTTCATGCGCGGGCGCACACTAAACGACTCTTTTATTATTCTGGATGAAGCGCAAAACACCACCACCGAGCAAATTAAAATGTTTCTGACCCGTGTAGGTTTCGGTTCCACGGCGGTTATTACCGGCGACGTGACGCAAATCGATTTGCCCAGCGAAAAAATGTCGGGCCTTAAGCATGTGCTTAAGGTATTAAAAGATGTGGAAGGTATCAGTTTTACCTTTTTCGGTGTCCGGGATGTGGTCAGGCATCCTTTGGTTCAGCGCATCGTTGCTGCTTATGATCGTTACGAGCAGGAACAGACTTCGTAA
- the miaB gene encoding tRNA (N6-isopentenyl adenosine(37)-C2)-methylthiotransferase MiaB produces the protein MAQKLYIQTNGCQMNEYDSDKMRDVLLASHGLELTDIPEQADVLLLNTCSIREKAQEKVFSAVGRWKKIKDKRPEVIIGVGGCVASQEGAAIQKRAPYVDIVFGPQTLHRLPELLNKARNGDSHVVDISFPEIEKFDNLPEPRAEGPKAFVSVMEGCSKYCTYCVVPYTRGEEVSRPLKHVIAEIETLAAQGVREINLLGQNVNAYRGEMEDGDIASFALLLHFVAAVEGIDRIRFTTSHPLEFTDDIIDAFAEIPQLVNHLHLPVQSGSNRILAEMKRGHAREDYLEIMRKIKAARPGISLSSDFIIGFPGETEQDFEDTMALIEEVGFDFSYSFIFSARPGTPAANYPDDVSMDVKERRLQRLKTRLNEMFLAISESMIGSVQSVLVEGVSKKNPLHLTGRTENNRVVNFAAHPRLIGQFVDVLITEALPNSLRGRLVESSVEKIMQNTQDIKVAC, from the coding sequence ATGGCGCAAAAACTTTATATACAAACTAACGGTTGTCAGATGAACGAGTACGATTCCGATAAAATGCGGGATGTACTACTGGCTTCGCACGGCTTGGAATTGACGGACATCCCGGAACAAGCCGATGTTTTATTGTTAAACACTTGTTCGATTCGCGAAAAAGCGCAGGAAAAAGTATTTTCCGCGGTCGGACGCTGGAAAAAAATCAAAGACAAACGCCCCGAAGTGATCATCGGGGTCGGCGGTTGCGTGGCCAGTCAGGAAGGGGCGGCGATTCAAAAGCGCGCGCCTTATGTCGACATCGTTTTTGGCCCTCAAACGCTGCATCGCTTGCCGGAATTATTAAACAAAGCCCGTAATGGCGATTCACATGTCGTGGATATTTCGTTTCCGGAAATCGAAAAATTCGACAATTTGCCCGAGCCGCGCGCCGAAGGTCCCAAGGCCTTTGTGTCCGTTATGGAAGGTTGCAGCAAGTATTGTACCTATTGCGTAGTGCCGTATACACGCGGCGAAGAAGTCAGTCGGCCCTTGAAACACGTGATTGCCGAGATCGAAACCCTGGCAGCGCAAGGTGTGCGGGAAATCAACCTGCTGGGGCAAAATGTCAATGCTTATCGCGGCGAAATGGAAGACGGCGATATCGCCAGCTTTGCGTTGCTGTTGCATTTCGTCGCCGCTGTCGAGGGGATCGACCGTATTCGCTTCACGACCTCGCATCCTCTGGAATTTACCGACGATATCATCGACGCGTTTGCTGAAATTCCGCAACTGGTGAATCATTTGCATTTGCCGGTACAAAGCGGCAGCAACCGGATACTGGCCGAAATGAAACGAGGCCATGCGCGCGAAGACTATCTGGAAATTATGCGCAAAATCAAGGCGGCGCGTCCGGGTATCAGCCTGTCGTCCGATTTTATCATCGGCTTTCCGGGCGAAACCGAACAGGATTTTGAGGACACCATGGCTTTGATTGAAGAAGTGGGCTTCGATTTTTCCTACAGCTTCATTTTCAGCGCCAGACCCGGCACGCCGGCGGCAAATTATCCCGATGATGTCAGCATGGACGTTAAGGAACGGCGTTTGCAACGCTTGAAAACGCGCTTGAACGAAATGTTCCTGGCTATTTCGGAATCCATGATTGGCTCGGTGCAAAGCGTACTGGTCGAAGGCGTTTCCAAGAAAAACCCGTTGCATCTGACTGGACGCACCGAAAACAATCGGGTAGTCAATTTTGCCGCCCATCCGCGTTTGATCGGCCAATTTGTCGATGTACTGATTACCGAAGCATTGCCAAATTCGCTCCGTGGTCGGCTGGTGGAATCCTCTGTCGAAAAAATTATGCAAAATACCCAGGACATAAAGGTCGCGTGTTGA
- the ybeY gene encoding rRNA maturation RNase YbeY has product MNYLDIQIATENSDYPSEQQFQRWVDTVLADPGPDSEIVIRLVDEMEMAELNQQYRHKPGPTNILSFPFEAPAGIALDLLGDLVICVPLITQEARQQHKLPEHHWAHITIHGILHLLGYDHIEETEAEEMEALEIKFLNVLNIANPYQEASTQ; this is encoded by the coding sequence ATGAATTATCTGGACATACAAATCGCTACGGAAAACAGCGATTATCCCAGTGAACAGCAATTTCAACGCTGGGTCGATACGGTGTTGGCCGATCCGGGCCCGGACAGTGAGATCGTGATTCGCTTGGTTGACGAAATGGAAATGGCCGAATTGAATCAGCAGTACCGGCATAAACCCGGCCCTACCAATATTCTGAGTTTTCCTTTTGAAGCGCCTGCCGGCATCGCGCTGGATTTGCTGGGCGACTTGGTCATCTGCGTCCCCTTGATTACCCAGGAAGCCCGACAACAACATAAATTGCCCGAACATCACTGGGCGCATATCACCATTCACGGTATCTTGCATTTGCTCGGTTACGACCATATTGAGGAAACCGAAGCCGAAGAAATGGAAGCACTGGAAATAAAGTTTTTGAACGTGTTAAATATAGCTAACCCCTACCAGGAAGCGAGTACGCAATGA